From Burkholderia sp. WP9, a single genomic window includes:
- the flhC gene encoding flagellar transcriptional regulator FlhC produces MLKRSLTEDAQEVFRAIALIELGARMQVLESELTLSRDRMIRLYREVKGVSPPKGMLPFSADWYMTWLANIHASLFYNTYLFLKNEARCSHLDALTKGYRLYLEHCKHSETEPVLDLTRAWTLVRFFDADILQLTKCCRCTGKFVAHKHDLQHNVVCGACQPPSRAGKTKKAAAARQEQEALDAAQIAQAA; encoded by the coding sequence ATGCTCAAGCGTAGCCTGACGGAAGACGCACAAGAAGTATTCCGCGCCATCGCACTGATCGAACTCGGCGCGCGCATGCAAGTGCTCGAGAGTGAATTGACGCTCTCGCGCGACCGCATGATCCGCCTGTACCGCGAGGTCAAAGGCGTATCGCCGCCCAAGGGCATGCTGCCCTTTTCGGCGGACTGGTATATGACGTGGCTGGCGAACATTCACGCGTCGCTGTTCTACAACACGTACCTGTTCCTGAAGAACGAAGCCCGCTGCTCGCATCTGGATGCGCTGACCAAGGGGTATCGGCTGTATCTGGAACATTGCAAGCACAGCGAGACCGAACCGGTGCTGGACTTGACGCGTGCGTGGACGCTGGTGCGTTTCTTCGACGCCGACATTCTGCAATTGACCAAATGCTGCCGTTGCACCGGCAAGTTCGTGGCGCACAAACACGATCTGCAGCACAACGTGGTGTGTGGCGCATGCCAGCCGCCGTCGCGTGCCGGCAAGACGAAGAAGGCCGCCGCCGCTCGCCAGGAACAGGAAGCGCTCGATGCAGCGCAGATCGCACAAGCTGCCTGA
- a CDS encoding Nramp family divalent metal transporter yields the protein MQFKLPTTATAPFCPSEVQGSVAVSQGAPFWKKILQFAGPGLLVSIGYMDPGNWATDIEAGSRYGYSLLFVVMLSSLAAMALQCLSMRLGIATGRDLAELSSARYSPAVARFQWLLAELSIVACDLAEVLGGALAFHLLFKCSLTTGVLLTAFDTLIVLGLKGKNFRDLEAIMLGLIATIGVGYIIELALVQPHWPSVAQGLVPSWQALSSREPMYLAIGILGATVMPHNLYLHSSIVQTRAVKRDPASIRSAIGMSRIDTIVSLMLALLINMAILILAAAAFHATGHNQVTEIEDAYKLLAPIVGTGFAAVLFAVTLLASGQSSTFTGTVAGQVIMEGFLKLKIPCWQRRFITRALALIPALIGVQMMGNGAVGKLLVASQVVLSLQLPFALYPLIRMTNDRSLMGEFANTLLTRCVAWMLFVVISAANLWLVVQTVGLAG from the coding sequence TTGCAGTTCAAACTACCGACCACAGCAACGGCACCGTTTTGCCCATCCGAAGTGCAAGGCTCGGTGGCCGTTTCGCAAGGCGCGCCGTTCTGGAAGAAGATTCTGCAATTCGCGGGCCCTGGCCTGCTGGTGTCGATAGGCTATATGGACCCGGGCAACTGGGCCACCGACATCGAAGCCGGATCGCGCTATGGCTACAGCCTGCTGTTCGTCGTCATGCTGTCGAGTCTTGCGGCGATGGCGCTGCAATGCCTGAGCATGCGTCTTGGCATTGCGACCGGGCGCGACCTCGCCGAGTTGTCGAGCGCGCGCTATTCGCCTGCCGTCGCACGTTTTCAGTGGCTGCTCGCTGAACTGTCGATCGTGGCCTGCGATCTGGCCGAAGTGCTCGGCGGCGCGCTTGCTTTCCATCTGCTCTTTAAATGCTCGTTGACCACCGGCGTGCTGCTGACCGCGTTCGATACGCTGATCGTGCTCGGCCTGAAGGGCAAGAATTTCCGCGATCTCGAAGCGATCATGCTCGGCCTCATCGCGACGATCGGCGTCGGCTACATCATCGAGCTCGCGCTGGTGCAGCCGCACTGGCCGTCGGTCGCGCAGGGACTGGTTCCGTCGTGGCAGGCGTTGAGTTCGCGCGAGCCTATGTATCTGGCGATCGGCATTCTCGGCGCGACGGTCATGCCGCATAACCTTTATCTGCATTCGTCGATCGTGCAGACGCGCGCGGTGAAGCGCGATCCAGCCAGCATCAGATCGGCGATCGGTATGTCGCGCATCGATACGATCGTCTCGCTGATGCTCGCGTTGCTGATCAACATGGCGATCCTGATTCTGGCCGCCGCTGCGTTCCATGCCACCGGCCACAACCAGGTCACCGAAATCGAAGACGCCTACAAGCTGCTCGCGCCTATCGTCGGCACGGGTTTCGCGGCGGTGCTGTTCGCCGTGACCTTGCTCGCCTCGGGACAAAGCTCGACCTTTACCGGCACGGTGGCGGGGCAGGTCATCATGGAAGGCTTCCTGAAGCTGAAGATTCCCTGCTGGCAACGGCGCTTCATTACGCGCGCACTCGCTTTGATCCCCGCGCTGATCGGCGTGCAGATGATGGGCAACGGCGCCGTCGGCAAGCTGCTGGTCGCAAGTCAGGTCGTGCTGAGCCTGCAATTGCCGTTCGCGCTTTATCCGCTGATTCGCATGACCAACGACCGTTCGTTGATGGGCGAATTCGCCAACACGTTGCTGACCCGCTGCGTCGCGTGGATGCTGTTCGTGGTGATCAGCGCGGCGAACCTTTGGCTGGTGGTGCAGACGGTGGGCCTGGCCGGATGA